The DNA region AGATTGTATGTAAACTTAGCACATACACAGGCAGAAATTGAAGAAGCGCAGCGCTTACGCTACAAAGTGTTTGCTGAAGAAATGGGCGCTCAGCTTTCAGGCACTGGTGGTTTGGACATTGATGGCTTTGATCAGTTTTGCGACCACTTAATCGTCAGAGATAGCGGCACTAACCAGGTAATTGGTACCTACAGAATTTTAAGTCCATCAAAAGCCAACGAAGCTGGTGGTTACTACTCTGCTGGTGAGTTTGATTTAAGTCGCCTATCGCATCTGTTTGACCGTACAGTTGAAGTAGGCAGGGCATGCGTACACCAAAACTATCGCAATGGCGGTACGATCACTATGCTTTGGGCTGGTCTTGCAAAGTACATGCAGATTCATAATTACGAATACATGATTGGTTGTGGCAGTGTGAGCATGTCTGATGGCGGACACAGTGCAGCGAGCCTTTACAATAAACTGCGTGATGAATACCTGTCACCTTTAGAGTATCGTGTATTTGCACGCAATCCACTACCAATACAAGCGCTGCACAATAACCTACAAGTCGCATGCCCTCCGCTTATTAAAGGTTACTTACGTCTAGGCGCTTATATCTGTGGCGAACCAGCATGGGATCCCTACTTTAATACAGCAGATATGCTAGTCATGTTACCGTTATCTAGAATCAACCCAAGATATGCCGCACACTTCTTAAAATAAGCGGAACGGCCAAAAACGTTATATTCATGACATGTAATTAACTAATGCGAAGTCTATAGCGCCATATTCACTCATGTAACTCAACACAACTGATGTAAAATAAAGTCGACTCATTGACTAGCGCATTTACTTTGCAAACGACAGCACCTAACCTCAATTCAACCAACGCTATTACTCGCTATTTTAGAGTAACGCGTGTTTTGTTACACACACTGGTTGGTTTGGTAATTGCCTCTACTTTATTTCCACTCACGGGTAATCAAATAAAGGCAAAACTCATTCAATGGTGGTGCGCTAAATTACTGACCACATTTAACATTCGCGTGAAAGTAGTGGGAAACCCTCCCACAAGCTCCTCTTTCTCTTCTAACACGATGTTAGTCGCCAACCATATTTCATGGTCTGACATTCACGCACTCAACAGCCTAGTGCCATTACGTTTTATTGCAAAATCTGAAATTAAAAACTGGCCAATTTTTGGTTATCTGGTCAGTAAAGCCAATACACTCTTTATTGACCGCAGTCGGCGACAGGATGCTAAACGTACCATTGATACGGCTTATGCCAGCCTGCAAAATGGCGATAACTTATGTTTCTTTCCAGAAGGCACTACAACGGATGGCACTGAAATGAAACCGTTTAAAAGTAGCCTGATACAAGCTGCTATTCTGGCGAAGTCTTCTATTTGGCCAGTGGCTATCCACTACCCTAATACAGATGGCAGCATCAACACCAAAGTAGCTTACGCTGGGGAAACCACACTAGTTGAAT from Methylotenera sp. L2L1 includes:
- a CDS encoding GNAT family N-acetyltransferase; the protein is MRKDLSLIDSINTRNLEPASQRRLYVNLAHTQAEIEEAQRLRYKVFAEEMGAQLSGTGGLDIDGFDQFCDHLIVRDSGTNQVIGTYRILSPSKANEAGGYYSAGEFDLSRLSHLFDRTVEVGRACVHQNYRNGGTITMLWAGLAKYMQIHNYEYMIGCGSVSMSDGGHSAASLYNKLRDEYLSPLEYRVFARNPLPIQALHNNLQVACPPLIKGYLRLGAYICGEPAWDPYFNTADMLVMLPLSRINPRYAAHFLK
- a CDS encoding lysophospholipid acyltransferase family protein; the encoded protein is MTSAFTLQTTAPNLNSTNAITRYFRVTRVLLHTLVGLVIASTLFPLTGNQIKAKLIQWWCAKLLTTFNIRVKVVGNPPTSSSFSSNTMLVANHISWSDIHALNSLVPLRFIAKSEIKNWPIFGYLVSKANTLFIDRSRRQDAKRTIDTAYASLQNGDNLCFFPEGTTTDGTEMKPFKSSLIQAAILAKSSIWPVAIHYPNTDGSINTKVAYAGETTLVESMRNMLLQQSPVVVLHFLTPISPSDYATMDRRSLTLHIESLIRKQLRL